A region of Pseudomonas saponiphila DNA encodes the following proteins:
- a CDS encoding OmpA family protein, with the protein MTQRSVRLFSTLVFMALLALAGCQSVPPKGLTPKQIAVLKQEGFELTDEGWAFGLSGKVLFGSDVETLNQASTEIVQRIGKALLSVDIQKVRVDGHTDASGKEAYNVQLSVRRAKSVVKVLTQVGMREENIQLRGLGSSEPVASNSTAAGRTENRRVSIVVIAD; encoded by the coding sequence ATGACGCAACGTTCGGTTCGACTGTTCAGCACCCTGGTATTCATGGCTCTGCTGGCCCTGGCTGGCTGCCAGAGCGTGCCGCCCAAGGGGCTGACCCCGAAACAGATCGCGGTACTGAAACAGGAGGGCTTCGAACTGACGGATGAAGGCTGGGCCTTCGGCCTGTCGGGCAAGGTGCTGTTTGGCAGCGATGTGGAAACCCTGAACCAGGCCAGCACCGAGATCGTCCAGCGCATCGGCAAGGCCTTGCTCAGCGTCGATATCCAGAAGGTCCGGGTCGACGGCCACACCGATGCTTCGGGCAAGGAAGCCTATAACGTTCAGCTGTCCGTGCGCCGGGCCAAGAGCGTGGTCAAGGTGCTGACCCAGGTCGGCATGCGTGAAGAAAACATCCAGCTGCGCGGCCTGGGCAGCAGCGAGCCGGTGGCCTCCAACAGCACCGCGGCCGGACGCACCGAAAACCGCCGGGTGTCGATCGTGGTGATCGCCGACTGA
- a CDS encoding LysR family transcriptional regulator gives MQKNITSLSTLNWDDLKFFLEVARTRKASSAAKRLAVDYTTVSRRIGSLETALGTLLFEKSRTNGFVLTAEGQRLLGYAESIESTLHMACEQVSGSGVALSGHVRMGCTEGFGSFFITPQLSHFLDAYPAISVDILPLPHFISLSKREADIVIALERPEHGPYVCCKLCDYRLQLYATQEYLDRHPPIRRPSDLGEHQFISYVDDLAFSSELLYLANVVPGASANLRSTSVIAQYVAAQQGRSLAILPCFLAAQDPRLLPVLPKEINLTRQFWMYCREDLRKLKRITLLWDYIREVTEQNQPLLMGDSRSMLFAAP, from the coding sequence ATGCAAAAAAACATCACCTCGCTAAGCACCCTGAACTGGGACGACCTGAAGTTTTTTCTCGAAGTGGCGCGCACCCGCAAGGCCAGCAGCGCGGCCAAGCGCCTGGCGGTGGACTACACCACGGTGTCGCGGCGCATCGGTTCGCTGGAAACCGCCCTGGGCACCCTGCTGTTCGAAAAATCCCGCACCAACGGCTTCGTCCTCACCGCTGAAGGGCAGCGCCTGCTGGGCTATGCGGAGTCGATCGAGAGCACCCTGCACATGGCCTGCGAGCAGGTCTCGGGCTCCGGGGTGGCGTTGTCCGGGCATGTGCGCATGGGCTGCACCGAAGGCTTCGGCAGCTTCTTCATCACCCCGCAGTTGAGCCATTTCCTCGACGCCTACCCGGCGATCTCGGTGGATATCCTGCCGCTGCCGCACTTCATCAGCCTGTCCAAGCGCGAGGCGGACATCGTCATCGCCCTGGAGCGCCCGGAGCACGGCCCCTACGTGTGCTGCAAGCTGTGCGACTACCGCCTGCAGCTGTACGCCACCCAGGAATACCTCGACCGTCACCCGCCGATCCGCCGCCCCAGCGATCTGGGTGAGCATCAATTCATCAGCTACGTGGATGACCTGGCCTTCAGTTCCGAGCTGCTGTACCTGGCCAATGTGGTGCCCGGGGCCAGCGCCAACCTGCGCAGCACCAGCGTCATTGCCCAGTACGTGGCGGCGCAGCAAGGTCGCTCCCTGGCGATCCTGCCGTGCTTCCTGGCAGCCCAGGACCCGCGGCTGCTGCCGGTATTGCCCAAGGAGATCAACCTGACCCGGCAGTTCTGGATGTACTGCCGGGAGGATCTGAGAAAGTTGAAGCGGATCACTCTGTTGTGGGACTACATCCGCGAGGTGACCGAACAGAATCAGCCGCTGCTCATGGGAGACAGTCGCAGCATGCTGTTCGCCGCGCCCTAG
- a CDS encoding CoA-acylating methylmalonate-semialdehyde dehydrogenase gives MNASLKPDGTTLQQVKLLIDGEWVQSQSQEWHDIVNPATQEVLAKVPFATAAEVDAAIAAAQRAFQTWKLTPIGARMRIMLKLQALIREHSKRIAAVLSAEQGKTLADAEGDIFRGLEVVEHACSIGTLQMGEFAENVAGGVDTYTLRQPIGVCAGITPFNFPAMIPLWMFPMAIACGNTFVLKPSEQDPLSTMLLVELAVEAGVPAGVLNVVHGGKEVVDALCTHKDIKAVSFVGSTAVGTHVYDLAGKHGKRVQSMMGAKNHAVVLPDANREQTLNALVGAGFGAAGQRCMATSVVVLVGASKQWLPDLKALAQKLKVNAGSEPGTDVGPVVSKRAKARILELIESGVKEGAKLELDGRNIQVPGYEQGNFIGPTLFSGVTTDMQIYTQEIFGPVLVVLEVDTLDQAIALVNANPFGNGTGLFTQSGAAARKFQSEIDVGQVGINIPIPVPVPFFSFTGSRGSKLGDLGPYGKQVVQFYTQTKTVTARWFDDDSVNDGVNTTISLR, from the coding sequence ATGAACGCATCCCTCAAGCCCGACGGCACCACCCTGCAACAGGTCAAACTGCTGATCGACGGTGAATGGGTCCAGTCCCAGAGCCAGGAATGGCATGACATCGTCAACCCGGCGACCCAGGAAGTGCTGGCCAAGGTGCCCTTTGCCACCGCCGCTGAAGTCGACGCCGCGATTGCCGCTGCCCAGCGCGCCTTCCAGACCTGGAAACTGACCCCGATCGGCGCGCGGATGCGCATCATGCTCAAGCTCCAGGCCTTGATCCGTGAACATTCCAAGCGCATTGCCGCCGTCCTCAGCGCCGAACAGGGCAAGACCCTCGCCGACGCCGAGGGCGATATCTTCCGTGGTCTGGAAGTGGTGGAACATGCCTGCTCCATCGGCACCCTGCAAATGGGCGAGTTCGCCGAAAACGTGGCCGGCGGCGTGGACACCTACACCCTGCGCCAGCCGATCGGCGTATGCGCCGGGATCACCCCGTTCAACTTCCCGGCGATGATTCCGCTGTGGATGTTCCCGATGGCCATCGCCTGCGGCAACACCTTCGTCCTCAAGCCTTCCGAGCAGGACCCGCTGTCCACCATGCTGCTGGTGGAGCTGGCGGTGGAAGCCGGGGTGCCGGCCGGCGTGCTCAACGTGGTGCACGGTGGCAAGGAGGTGGTGGATGCGCTGTGCACCCACAAGGACATCAAGGCGGTGTCCTTCGTCGGTTCGACCGCGGTCGGCACTCACGTCTATGACCTGGCGGGCAAGCACGGCAAACGCGTGCAATCGATGATGGGCGCCAAGAACCACGCCGTGGTGCTGCCCGACGCCAACCGCGAACAGACCCTCAATGCCCTGGTGGGCGCCGGTTTCGGCGCGGCGGGTCAGCGGTGCATGGCCACCTCGGTGGTGGTGCTGGTGGGCGCCTCGAAACAATGGCTGCCAGACCTCAAGGCGCTGGCGCAGAAGCTCAAGGTCAACGCCGGCAGCGAGCCGGGCACCGATGTCGGCCCGGTCGTATCCAAGCGCGCCAAGGCGCGGATTCTGGAGCTGATCGAAAGCGGCGTGAAAGAAGGCGCCAAGCTGGAGCTCGATGGCCGCAACATCCAGGTCCCAGGCTACGAGCAGGGCAACTTCATCGGCCCGACCCTGTTCTCCGGGGTGACCACCGATATGCAGATCTACACCCAGGAAATCTTCGGCCCGGTGCTGGTGGTGCTGGAGGTCGACACCCTGGATCAGGCCATCGCCCTGGTCAACGCCAACCCCTTCGGTAACGGCACCGGCCTGTTCACCCAGAGCGGCGCGGCGGCGCGCAAGTTCCAGAGCGAAATCGACGTCGGCCAGGTCGGCATCAACATCCCGATTCCGGTGCCGGTGCCGTTCTTCAGCTTCACCGGTTCCCGCGGTTCCAAGCTCGGCGACCTGGGCCCTTACGGCAAGCAAGTGGTGCAGTTCTACACTCAGACCAAGACCGTCACCGCCCGCTGGTTCGACGACGACAGCGTCAACGACGGTGTGAACACCACCATCAGCCTGCGTTGA
- the mmsB gene encoding 3-hydroxyisobutyrate dehydrogenase, which yields MNIAFIGLGNMGAPMARNLIKAGHQLNLFDLNQSVLAELAQLGGRISTSPKAAAEGAELVITMLPAAAHVRSVWLGEDGVLAGIAGGVPAVDCSTIDPQTAREVAAAAARQGVAMADAPVSGGTGGAQAGTLTFMVGASAELFATLQPVLAQMGRNIVHCGEVGTGQIAKICNNLLLGISMIGVSEAMALGDALGIDTLVLAGIINSSTGRCWSSDTYNPWPGVIETAPASRGYTGGFGAELMLKDLGLATEAARQAHQPVVLGAVAQQLYQAMSLRGEGGKDFSAIVNSYRKPQ from the coding sequence ATGAACATCGCATTTATCGGCCTGGGCAACATGGGCGCGCCCATGGCCCGCAACCTGATCAAGGCCGGGCATCAGTTGAACCTGTTCGACCTCAACCAGAGCGTGCTGGCGGAGCTGGCGCAACTGGGCGGGCGCATCAGTACCTCGCCCAAGGCCGCCGCCGAAGGCGCCGAGCTGGTGATCACCATGCTTCCCGCCGCGGCTCATGTACGCAGTGTGTGGCTGGGTGAAGATGGGGTGCTGGCGGGGATCGCCGGCGGCGTACCGGCAGTGGATTGCAGCACCATCGATCCGCAGACCGCCCGCGAGGTGGCCGCCGCTGCCGCCAGGCAAGGCGTGGCCATGGCCGATGCGCCGGTGTCGGGTGGTACTGGCGGCGCTCAGGCCGGGACCCTGACGTTCATGGTCGGCGCCAGCGCCGAGCTGTTCGCCACCCTGCAACCGGTGCTGGCGCAGATGGGCCGCAACATCGTGCATTGCGGCGAAGTGGGCACCGGGCAGATCGCCAAGATCTGCAACAACCTGCTGCTGGGCATCTCGATGATCGGCGTCAGCGAAGCCATGGCCCTGGGCGATGCCCTGGGCATCGACACCCTGGTGCTGGCGGGGATCATCAACAGCTCCACCGGCCGTTGCTGGAGTTCCGATACCTACAACCCGTGGCCGGGGGTGATTGAAACCGCTCCGGCATCCCGCGGCTACACCGGCGGCTTTGGTGCCGAGCTGATGCTCAAGGACCTGGGGCTCGCCACCGAAGCCGCGCGCCAGGCGCATCAGCCGGTGGTGCTCGGCGCCGTGGCCCAGCAGCTGTACCAGGCCATGAGCTTGCGCGGGGAGGGCGGCAAGGACTTCTCGGCCATCGTCAACAGCTACCGCAAACCGCAATGA
- a CDS encoding RES family NAD+ phosphorylase, with amino-acid sequence MISAPGSSAIHFWRLDAARHADSWDSGIGAELCGGRWNSKGVKAVYGSADPATAILEVAVHKGFAALDSVPHVLTGALIQDPSAIYRIDEHSIPNPNWLVPGIPSAGQQKFADQLLAEHPFVLVPSSVSRHSWNILINPLLAKGLYQVVIQERFGLDTRLNPPPRSVSGRPN; translated from the coding sequence GTGATCAGTGCCCCCGGCAGCAGCGCGATTCACTTCTGGCGACTGGACGCCGCCCGCCACGCCGACAGCTGGGACAGTGGCATCGGCGCCGAGCTGTGCGGTGGTCGCTGGAACTCCAAAGGGGTCAAGGCCGTGTACGGCAGCGCAGACCCCGCCACGGCGATTCTCGAAGTGGCGGTGCACAAGGGCTTTGCCGCCCTGGACAGCGTGCCCCATGTGCTCACCGGCGCCCTGATCCAGGACCCGTCGGCCATCTACCGGATCGATGAACACAGCATTCCCAACCCCAACTGGCTGGTACCGGGCATTCCCAGCGCGGGTCAGCAGAAGTTTGCCGACCAGTTGCTGGCCGAGCATCCGTTCGTGCTGGTGCCCTCATCGGTGTCGCGCCACAGCTGGAACATCCTGATCAATCCGTTGCTGGCCAAAGGGTTGTACCAGGTGGTGATCCAGGAGCGCTTCGGCCTCGACACACGCCTCAACCCTCCCCCGCGCAGCGTGTCCGGCCGCCCGAACTGA
- the parS gene encoding type II RES/Xre toxin-antitoxin system antitoxin gives MVALTDTGLTPKRRGKLVLKEQSSDILLGGRARFDDRISIYRLTEEGIPLTAIIKFVSSVPMLKDEQVLAKIIGLSERTLHRRLKTPDEPLNPEQSARAVRFAQVLAKAQEIFGSSEEAQDWMAKPVMGLDGHKPVDLLTNPIGFELVDEFLARLEYGVYQ, from the coding sequence ATGGTTGCGCTGACAGACACCGGCCTCACCCCCAAGCGGCGGGGCAAGCTGGTATTGAAAGAACAGTCTTCGGACATCCTCCTGGGTGGCCGGGCACGCTTTGACGACCGCATCTCGATCTATCGGCTGACCGAGGAAGGCATCCCGCTGACGGCGATCATCAAGTTCGTCTCCTCGGTGCCCATGCTCAAGGACGAACAGGTCCTGGCCAAGATCATCGGCCTCTCCGAACGCACCCTGCACCGCCGCCTGAAAACCCCGGACGAGCCCCTGAATCCGGAGCAGAGCGCCCGTGCGGTGCGCTTTGCCCAGGTGCTGGCCAAGGCCCAGGAGATCTTCGGCAGCAGCGAAGAGGCACAGGACTGGATGGCCAAGCCGGTAATGGGCCTCGATGGCCACAAACCGGTGGACCTGCTGACCAACCCCATCGGCTTCGAACTGGTGGACGAGTTCCTCGCCCGCCTGGAATACGGGGTCTATCAGTGA
- a CDS encoding cupin domain-containing protein: MSQPITVLRDTHPLPVLDACKWEKLAGDPHTVNLNAYTSEDGSKIMGTWICTPGKWRVAYEKWEYCHFQEGYCVITPDGHDPIHLRAGDIFVVEPGMKGTWEVLETVRKYFVFA; the protein is encoded by the coding sequence ATGTCGCAACCCATTACCGTTCTGCGCGATACCCATCCGCTGCCCGTTCTCGATGCCTGCAAGTGGGAAAAGCTCGCCGGCGACCCACACACCGTCAACCTCAACGCCTACACCAGCGAGGACGGCAGCAAGATCATGGGCACCTGGATCTGCACCCCGGGCAAGTGGCGGGTGGCCTACGAAAAGTGGGAGTACTGCCACTTCCAGGAAGGCTACTGCGTGATCACCCCGGACGGCCACGATCCCATCCACCTGCGTGCCGGCGATATCTTCGTGGTGGAACCGGGGATGAAAGGCACCTGGGAAGTGCTGGAAACCGTGCGCAAGTACTTCGTGTTCGCCTGA
- the kynB gene encoding arylformamidase, with protein MEKTPRWWDISPPLSTATPTWPGDTPFQEERVWQFGPECPVNVGRVTLSPHTGAHVDAPLHYRPDGLPIGEVPLDVYMGPCRVLHCLDSGALVQPEALLGRLDNLPARVLLRTYPQAPLSTWDPDFTAVAPATVELLASLGVRLIGIDTPSLDPQQSKTMEAHNAVARHGMAILEGIVLDAVAEGDYELIALPLRFAHLDASPVRAILRPLAD; from the coding sequence ATGGAAAAGACACCACGTTGGTGGGACATCAGCCCGCCCTTGAGTACCGCGACCCCGACCTGGCCGGGAGATACACCGTTCCAGGAGGAGCGCGTCTGGCAGTTCGGGCCCGAGTGCCCGGTGAATGTCGGGCGGGTGACCCTGTCGCCCCACACCGGCGCCCATGTCGACGCGCCCCTGCATTACCGGCCGGATGGCCTGCCCATCGGCGAGGTGCCGCTGGATGTCTACATGGGTCCGTGCCGGGTCCTGCATTGCCTGGACAGCGGCGCCCTGGTGCAGCCCGAAGCCTTGCTCGGGCGCCTGGACAACCTGCCAGCGCGAGTCTTGCTGCGCACCTATCCACAGGCGCCGCTGAGCACCTGGGACCCGGACTTCACCGCCGTCGCTCCGGCCACCGTCGAGCTGCTCGCCAGCCTCGGCGTGCGCCTGATCGGCATCGACACCCCGTCCCTCGACCCCCAGCAGTCCAAGACCATGGAGGCCCACAACGCCGTGGCTCGCCACGGCATGGCGATCCTTGAGGGGATCGTCCTGGATGCGGTGGCCGAAGGTGACTACGAACTGATTGCCCTGCCACTGCGCTTCGCTCACCTGGACGCCAGTCCGGTGCGGGCGATCCTGCGCCCCCTGGCTGATTGA
- the kynA gene encoding tryptophan 2,3-dioxygenase — protein MSQCPFSSNPPDEWHNAELNFSDSMSYGDYLDLGRILSAQHPLSPDHNEMLFIIQHQTSELWMKLMLHELKAAREQVRQGQLPPAFKMLARVSRIFDQLVHAWAVLATMTPSEYKSIRPYLGQSSGFQSFQYREIEFILGNKSAALLRPHAHRPELLQSLEESIATPSMYDEAIALMARSGLSIDPARLALQSTTTTQHDPSVEAAWREVYANPSAYWDLYQLAEKFIDLEDSFRQWRFRHVTTVERIIGFQPGTGGTEGVGYLRKMLDTVLFPELWRVRSSL, from the coding sequence ATGAGCCAATGTCCTTTTTCAAGCAACCCACCGGATGAATGGCATAACGCCGAGCTGAATTTCTCCGACTCCATGAGCTACGGCGACTACCTGGACCTGGGGCGCATCCTCAGCGCCCAGCACCCGCTGTCGCCGGACCACAACGAGATGCTGTTCATCATCCAGCACCAGACCTCGGAGCTGTGGATGAAGCTGATGCTGCATGAGCTCAAGGCCGCCCGCGAGCAGGTGCGCCAGGGCCAGTTGCCTCCGGCGTTCAAGATGCTGGCGCGGGTGTCGCGGATCTTCGACCAGCTGGTGCACGCCTGGGCGGTGCTGGCGACCATGACGCCCTCCGAGTACAAGTCGATCCGCCCCTACCTGGGCCAGTCCTCCGGTTTCCAGTCGTTCCAGTACCGGGAAATCGAATTCATCCTCGGCAACAAGAGTGCGGCCCTGCTGCGGCCCCATGCTCACCGCCCGGAGCTGCTGCAGTCTTTGGAAGAGTCGATAGCCACCCCGTCCATGTATGACGAAGCGATTGCCCTGATGGCCCGCAGTGGCTTGAGTATCGATCCTGCGCGCCTGGCGTTGCAGAGCACCACCACGACCCAGCATGACCCGTCGGTGGAGGCGGCCTGGCGCGAGGTGTACGCCAACCCTTCGGCCTATTGGGACCTGTATCAGCTGGCGGAAAAATTCATCGACCTGGAAGACTCGTTCCGCCAGTGGCGCTTCCGCCACGTGACCACCGTTGAACGCATCATCGGCTTCCAGCCCGGCACCGGCGGCACCGAAGGCGTCGGCTACCTGCGCAAGATGCTCGACACCGTGCTGTTCCCCGAACTGTGGCGGGTTCGCTCCTCGCTTTGA